DNA from Bacillus sp. Marseille-P3661:
AATTGTCTTCGAGCTGAATCCAAGCAAGCCAACTGCATTAATCGGTGGAAGTGTATTGGAAAACAAGGAAATACGTTTTCGCTCTGGGGTTAAGCACTTCGGAATTAGACTTTTGCCGGAATATGGCATCAAATTGCCGGATGAGCCAGTAATAGATGACCACATTCCATTCTCGTCATTTTTGAAACAAGAACATCTAATGGAACAGATGTTAACGGACAATAGTTTTCATAATTGTATCAATTTGTTTAACCGCTTTATTCAGTCTGATTATTTCGCTGTCCGAGATGTTCCAGAATTCATACAATATTCCATACAACAATCGTATCTTACTAGAGGAAATATCGAGATAAACCACTTGGCTGAGAAAACAGGATATACAGTTCAATATTTCCGTAAAAAATTTGAACAATATACCGGTATGACCCCAAAATTATTCAACCGTATTATCCGTTTTCAGAATTCTCTGAACAGAATTTTAGACAAAAATGGGGACCTGCTAGATATTGTCGAAGAGTTTGGTTTCTATGACCAAGCACATTTAACCCGTGAATTTAGGAAATTTAATTATTTAACCCCCTTACAGGTTAAAAGGTCGATAAATAGATAGAACTCACCCCTCG
Protein-coding regions in this window:
- a CDS encoding helix-turn-helix domain-containing protein, yielding MIQKSSNYIPMQPGLEQVTFHYCKPPLNHFRSKLPVILFYEFKINDPAYEYISVLPDACVEIVFELNPSKPTALIGGSVLENKEIRFRSGVKHFGIRLLPEYGIKLPDEPVIDDHIPFSSFLKQEHLMEQMLTDNSFHNCINLFNRFIQSDYFAVRDVPEFIQYSIQQSYLTRGNIEINHLAEKTGYTVQYFRKKFEQYTGMTPKLFNRIIRFQNSLNRILDKNGDLLDIVEEFGFYDQAHLTREFRKFNYLTPLQVKRSINR